The Naumovozyma castellii chromosome 4, complete genome genome contains a region encoding:
- the COQ8 gene encoding protein kinase COQ8 (ancestral locus Anc_6.133), with protein sequence MLTRKLGTISYTQRVSIQLARRIPVSSYSSSSHGVSKLSRKSEDNDEQNNNNKPRVLESSNVPSSRISRLFHYGSLAAGVGLNVAAQTIAEVSKGHSPSFKSMILSDANIDRITRKFSQMRGAALKIGQMMSFQDDKLLPRELYEILSRVQNSANYMPQRQLDKVMKRELGQDWQSKFEYFNNIPMAAASIGQVHSAKLITGEDVVVKVQYPGVKDSIDSDLNNLLMLLTASRLLPKGLFLDKTVANARVELKWECDYLREAKALQKFEALVKDDPVFVVPHVYENLTTTNVLTMTRMKGTPIMQLNSAGTSQERRDFISENIMRLCLEEIATFKYMQTDPNWANFLYNEKTNKIELLDFGASRAFSDDFICKYRKLLTYAVEKDRDGAARMSVELGYLNGLESQAMIDAHVDSVMTLGEPFSGTIDKPFDFKDQTVSDRIRGNIGLMLNERLCPPPEETYSLHRKFSGIFLLCARMGASVHCAKLFRDIFYLKE encoded by the coding sequence ATGCTTACAAGGAAACTGGGAACTATTAGTTATACCCAAAGAGTCTCTATTCAATTGGCACGTAGAATACCAGTGTCTTCATATTCATCCAGTTCTCATGGAGTTAGCAAATTGAGCCGAAAAAGTGAGGATAatgatgaacaaaataataacaacaaacCCCGAGTACTGGAGAGTTCAAATGTTCCATCTTCCAGAATATCACGTTTATTCCATTATGGATCTCTGGCAGCAGGCGTTGGGTTAAATGTGGCTGCTCAAACTATAGCTGAGGTATCAAAGGGTCATTCTCCCTCATTTAAGTCTATGATTTTATCTGATGCTAACATTGATCGAATTACAAGGAAATTCTCTCAAATGAGAGGTGCTGCATTAAAGATTGGACAAATGATGTCGTTTCAAGATGACAAGTTATTACCAAGAGAGTtatatgaaattttatCTCGTGTACAAAATAGTGCTAATTATATGCCTCAGAGACAATTGGATAAAGTGatgaaaagagaattaGGGCAGGATTGGCAATCGAAATTTGAATactttaataatataccCATGGCAGCTGCCAGTATTGGCCAAGTGCATTCCGCTAAACTAATAACTGGAGAAGATGTTGTCGTAAAAGTTCAATATCCTGGAGTAAAAGATTCCATTGATTCTGATTTGAATAACTTACTGATGTTGCTCACAGCTTCACGACTATTACCAAAGGGTTTGTTCTTAGACAAGACAGTTGCCAATGCTAGAGTAGAATTAAAATGGGAATGTGATTACCTTAGAGAAGCTAAAGCGCTACAAAAGTTTGAAGCATTAGTAAAAGATGATCCTGTCTTTGTTGTTCCTCATGtttatgaaaatttaaCGACAACAAATGTACTCACTATGACACGGATGAAGGGAACACCAATTATGCAACTGAACTCGGCCGGCACCTCACAAGAAAGAAGAGATTTCATTTCTGAAAACATCATGAGGTTATgtcttgaagaaattgcGACTTTTAAATACATGCAGACAGACCCTAACTGGgcaaattttctttataatgaaaaaacaaacaagaTAGAGCTGTTAGATTTTGGTGCCTCCAGAGCATTCTCGGATGATTTTATTTGTAAATATAGAAAACTTCTCACCTATGCAGTGGAGAAAGATCGTGATGGCGCAGCTCGGATGTCGGTAGAGTTAGGGTATTTAAATGGGTTAGAATCACAAGCAATGATTGATGCACATGTAGATAGTGTAATGACATTGGGTGAGCCATTTTCGGGTACCATTGATAAACCTtttgatttcaaagatCAAACCGTTTCGGATAGAATTAGAGGAAACATAGGGCTAATGCTAAACGAGAGATTATGTCCCCCACCAGAAGAGACGTATTCCCTTCATAGGAAATTCAGTggaatatttcttttatgTGCCAGAATGGGCGCTTCAGTTCATTGTGCAAAACTATTTAGGGACATATTTTATCTCAAGGAATGA
- the NCAS0D03320 gene encoding uncharacterized protein (ancestral locus Anc_6.134), which translates to MLPPQAINMPPFTHTSRTTDCDPLMDIIKTESLQSLNYSISKSILRVVDHLMENLLYPNDFVESPGAVIKELFSSSVTSLKDIQIRDKFQQEEAMLSNGTVLLLLISARKIVQTIRTMSVDPSNYHTIETNLLELRDTLNSIRTLMDGYLKFMKNSAYVGQEALNDELRQCVEYIDEYLSLLATPKTLTPELLNKINKRVTAGEIRVLSNSNVFKDYLLFLGEKGNGAVLSVSAALDLEDVDMTFDEFYEVRQEVLSISTRRIF; encoded by the coding sequence ATGCTACCACCGCAAGCAATAAACATGCCTCCATTTACTCATACAAGCAGAACCACAGATTGTGATCCCCTTATGGATATCATAAAAACAGAGTCCCTTCAATCTTTGAACTACTCGATCTCCAAATCTATACTTCGAGTGGTTGACCATCTTATGGAAAACCTTTTGTATCCAAATGATTTTGTTGAGTCTCCCGGCGCAGTaataaaagaattattttccTCCAGCGTAACTTCTTTGAAGGATATTCAAATACGCGATAAATTTCAACAGGAAGAAGCTATGCTTTCTAATGGGACAGTTTTActtcttttaatttcagCCAGAAAAATAGTTCAAACGATAAGGACCATGAGCGTTGATCCTTCCAACTATCATACCATAGAAACCAATTTACTAGAATTAAGAGATACATTGAATTCAATAAGGACGCTGATGGACGGCTATCTGAAATTTATGAAGAATAGTGCATATGTTGGGCAAGAAGCATTGAACGATGAGCTAAGGCAATGTGTCGAATATATTGATGAGTATTTATCATTGCTTGCAACCCCAAAGACACTTACGCCGGagttattgaataaaattaaCAAAAGAGTAACCGCTGGTGAAATACGGGTACTTTCCAACTCCAATGTGTTTAAAGACTACTTACTCTTTTTGGGGGAGAAGGGAAACGGTGCAGTACTATCGGTATCTGCAGCCCTTGACTTAGAAGATGTAGATATGacatttgatgaattttatGAAGTCAGACAGGAAGTCCTTTCAATATCAACTAGAAGAATCTTTTAA